A stretch of Desulfobacter hydrogenophilus DNA encodes these proteins:
- a CDS encoding HEAT repeat domain-containing protein, translating into MGGINAQDFINELVFCLNEKDTVKAKALLQFASDANVDVQIQKMALAKLAKGPENVVFPLLEYLTKIDISNTEIQESLYDLILDKAYGNTNLVTEYIINNEKKTRIQFIRAAGDLFLKETIPVLIQVVQGETDPEIIAPAINSLAVFRKPKHIEIFSSFTTHSDPDIIKAAIFAIGAMSNPQAADTLISFLCEDETINKLVVQALAEKQDLYDLETITRLLSSPVTIIRDTAIDELINMGKKATPLLTKAFQNAESDYMVHLITTLGYIEDQAAIPAIMNIINTQPKDANIRQAAYEAMERIPSPRTAICLVQGLQDPEESVRMSAARAVDKNLSKPLVAGLKNIVRDKSPEAISTVSALIDTDATNIFNFLMGEESFRELAGTHIAEKASPATRKAFLKNMVAIGQIEFAKEIAAKITETGQAKASSSMKIVVVDDSKMMLKLYQNKLSILGLTCEIFHRPEEAVKRILSGKTDLVITDLNMPNISGLELTMEIRRKFTRTDLPILMITTQSDFVEEKEGDIDITEALLKKSGINKILHKPFSDNDFKESVFKLLPT; encoded by the coding sequence ATGGGTGGTATTAATGCACAAGATTTTATTAATGAACTAGTTTTCTGTCTCAACGAAAAAGATACGGTTAAAGCCAAGGCCCTGCTTCAATTTGCATCGGACGCCAACGTTGATGTCCAAATACAAAAAATGGCCCTTGCCAAATTGGCAAAAGGTCCTGAAAACGTTGTTTTTCCCCTGCTTGAATACCTTACCAAAATAGATATCTCCAACACTGAGATCCAGGAAAGCCTGTATGATCTGATTCTGGACAAAGCATACGGCAATACCAATCTGGTCACAGAATATATAATCAACAACGAAAAAAAAACCCGGATTCAGTTTATCCGGGCAGCCGGGGATCTGTTCCTTAAAGAAACCATACCGGTTCTGATCCAGGTGGTGCAGGGCGAAACAGATCCCGAAATCATTGCGCCTGCCATTAATTCACTTGCGGTATTCCGCAAACCCAAACATATCGAAATTTTTTCTTCGTTTACCACGCATTCAGATCCCGACATCATCAAAGCAGCCATTTTCGCCATCGGTGCCATGTCCAACCCCCAGGCAGCAGATACCCTGATAAGCTTTTTATGCGAAGATGAAACCATAAATAAACTGGTTGTCCAAGCCTTAGCAGAGAAGCAGGATCTTTATGATCTGGAAACAATAACCCGTCTTCTATCGTCCCCTGTCACCATTATCAGAGACACGGCCATTGATGAACTTATCAATATGGGCAAAAAGGCCACACCGCTTCTGACTAAGGCATTCCAGAATGCAGAATCCGACTATATGGTGCACCTGATCACCACCCTTGGCTACATAGAGGATCAGGCTGCCATTCCCGCCATCATGAACATCATCAATACCCAGCCCAAGGATGCCAACATCCGCCAGGCTGCGTACGAAGCCATGGAACGTATTCCTTCGCCCCGTACAGCCATCTGCCTGGTCCAGGGTCTCCAGGACCCGGAAGAATCCGTGCGCATGAGTGCAGCCCGGGCCGTTGACAAAAACCTGTCAAAACCATTGGTGGCCGGACTGAAAAATATTGTTCGGGACAAATCCCCCGAAGCTATATCAACGGTAAGCGCACTCATAGATACGGATGCAACCAATATTTTCAATTTTCTAATGGGTGAAGAATCTTTCAGGGAACTTGCCGGGACACATATTGCCGAAAAAGCATCTCCGGCCACCCGTAAAGCCTTCTTAAAAAATATGGTAGCCATTGGTCAAATTGAATTTGCCAAAGAGATTGCCGCCAAAATCACAGAAACGGGTCAGGCAAAAGCGTCATCTTCAATGAAAATTGTTGTTGTGGATGATTCAAAAATGATGCTAAAACTCTACCAGAACAAGTTGTCGATATTAGGACTTACCTGTGAAATCTTTCACCGCCCTGAAGAAGCGGTGAAACGGATACTGTCCGGAAAAACAGACCTCGTTATTACGGATTTGAACATGCCCAACATAAGTGGTCTGGAACTTACCATGGAAATAAGGCGTAAATTCACCCGGACGGATCTGCCCATTCTGATGATCACCACCCAAAGTGATTTTGTAGAAGAAAAAGAAGGAGATATAGATATCACCGAGGCTCTTTTAAAGAAATCCGGCATCAATAAAATCCTTCACAAACCCTTTAGTGATAATGATTTCAAAGAGTCCGTATTTAAACTGCTACCCACCTGA
- a CDS encoding CheR family methyltransferase has translation MSKIKVTPEEFKTFAKYILDISGIALGVGKEYLLETRLNPLLSKYECNSYSDLMKKSKLGFDKKLEGEIIDAISTNETYFFRDKSPFKLLQHKILPDLIDKRSKKGFGKPAIRIWSAANSTGQEIYSLAMTMIEMGLTLDKYNIRLFGTDISDAAIAKASYGAYNKFEVARGLEPARLNRFFQPKEDKYKVKDELRAMVQFKKMNLMKPFIGIGKYDIVLCRNVMIYFTTEDRRKIYSNISKVLEPDGYLLIGSTESLVNDTDLFASFRYLNSVFYQFKS, from the coding sequence ATGAGCAAAATCAAAGTAACGCCCGAAGAATTCAAAACATTTGCCAAGTATATCCTGGATATATCAGGAATTGCTCTAGGTGTGGGGAAAGAATACCTTCTGGAAACCAGACTCAATCCGTTGCTTTCCAAATACGAGTGCAATTCATATTCGGATTTGATGAAAAAATCTAAACTCGGTTTTGACAAAAAGCTGGAAGGCGAAATTATTGATGCCATTTCCACCAATGAAACCTATTTTTTCAGGGACAAATCGCCGTTCAAACTTCTCCAGCATAAAATTCTGCCGGACCTGATTGATAAACGCTCGAAAAAAGGCTTTGGCAAACCCGCCATAAGAATATGGAGTGCAGCCAATTCAACGGGGCAGGAAATATACAGTCTTGCCATGACCATGATTGAAATGGGTCTAACGCTTGACAAGTACAACATCAGACTGTTTGGTACGGATATTTCTGATGCAGCCATTGCCAAGGCCAGCTACGGCGCCTACAACAAATTTGAAGTGGCGCGTGGACTTGAGCCTGCCCGGCTTAACAGATTCTTTCAACCCAAAGAGGATAAATATAAGGTTAAAGACGAGCTTCGGGCCATGGTCCAGTTCAAAAAAATGAACCTGATGAAACCGTTTATCGGTATTGGAAAATATGATATTGTTCTTTGCCGGAATGTGATGATCTATTTTACCACTGAGGACCGCCGGAAAATTTATTCAAATATTTCAAAAGTCTTGGAACCGGACGGATATCTTTTGATCGGTTCCACAGAATCGCTGGTAAATGATACAGACCTTTTTGCATCTTTCAGATATTTAAACTCGGTATTTTACCAGTTTAAGAGTTAG
- a CDS encoding protein-glutamate methylesterase/protein-glutamine glutaminase, giving the protein MNTIKALVVDDTIVYRKIVGDALKQMPGIEVVGTANNGKIALSKIKTLKPDLMTLDIEMPEMNGIELLQQLQHMESPPLVIMVSTLTHQGGELTLKALELGAFDVLPKPEEGTMAENMLKVKKNLEPIVRHIKRHKFGIIASPARSKPAVPGTARVRSPKAVSRPTQSKPTGIRSKSEIIGIGISTGGPNALTKMIPMLPKNFKVPILIVQHMPPVFTASLANSLNKKSALEVLEAKDGDTIKPGKVFIAPGGKQMKVVAGADGLTRKIKITDDPPENSCKPSADYLFRSIAQHYVGRSTGVIMTGMGSDGSKGLVQMKNNGSVIIAQDEKTCTVYGMPKEPTESGIVDVIAPLEKIADEIVKTV; this is encoded by the coding sequence ATGAACACCATCAAAGCGCTTGTTGTTGATGATACAATTGTTTACCGAAAAATTGTTGGAGATGCACTCAAGCAGATGCCGGGCATTGAGGTAGTGGGTACTGCCAACAACGGGAAGATTGCCCTTTCAAAAATAAAAACGCTTAAACCGGATTTGATGACCCTGGATATTGAAATGCCGGAAATGAACGGCATTGAGCTCCTCCAGCAACTTCAGCATATGGAGAGTCCTCCCTTGGTGATCATGGTTTCGACCCTAACCCACCAGGGAGGAGAGCTGACCCTCAAGGCTTTGGAACTTGGTGCTTTTGACGTTCTGCCAAAGCCTGAAGAAGGCACGATGGCAGAGAATATGCTCAAAGTCAAAAAAAATCTTGAGCCGATTGTACGCCATATCAAACGCCATAAATTCGGAATAATTGCTTCGCCTGCCAGATCTAAGCCCGCGGTGCCAGGCACGGCAAGAGTCAGGAGCCCCAAGGCGGTTTCCAGGCCGACACAGTCCAAGCCGACCGGTATCAGGTCCAAATCCGAAATTATAGGTATCGGCATATCCACCGGCGGTCCAAATGCATTGACAAAAATGATCCCCATGCTGCCCAAGAACTTCAAGGTACCGATCCTTATTGTACAGCATATGCCACCTGTATTTACGGCATCCCTTGCCAATAGCCTGAATAAGAAATCAGCCCTTGAAGTCCTAGAAGCCAAGGATGGAGATACTATTAAACCCGGAAAAGTATTCATTGCGCCCGGGGGGAAACAGATGAAAGTTGTTGCAGGTGCAGACGGTTTGACCCGAAAGATAAAAATTACGGATGATCCACCGGAAAATTCGTGCAAACCCTCGGCAGATTATCTATTTCGCTCCATTGCCCAGCACTATGTTGGAAGATCAACAGGCGTCATCATGACCGGTATGGGCTCTGACGGCTCAAAGGGACTCGTTCAGATGAAAAACAACGGCAGTGTCATTATTGCCCAGGATGAAAAAACGTGCACCGTTTACGGCATGCCCAAAGAACCCACTGAATCCGGGATAGTTGATGTCATCGCACCATTGGAAAAAATTGCGGATGAAATCGTAAAAACCGTTTAA
- a CDS encoding chemotaxis protein CheW, whose protein sequence is MNKESKETTSNDIEFSTFYVGGAICGIDILNIQEINKHFEITQVPQSSEYVKGILNLRGRIVTIIDLGKKLGLSPVAPSKDNRNIIVNSEDEHIGLLVDAISDVVITQKEKIESAPSNIGGVKGKYFQGVLKTKKQLIGILDIDEVLKE, encoded by the coding sequence ATGAACAAAGAGTCCAAAGAGACCACATCCAATGACATAGAGTTCTCCACATTCTATGTTGGTGGAGCCATTTGTGGAATCGACATATTAAATATTCAAGAAATAAATAAGCATTTTGAAATTACACAAGTGCCCCAGTCATCTGAATATGTCAAAGGCATATTGAATCTTCGGGGCAGAATTGTAACGATCATTGACTTGGGCAAAAAACTGGGTCTGTCCCCGGTCGCCCCAAGCAAAGACAACCGCAACATCATTGTCAATTCTGAAGATGAGCATATCGGTCTTCTGGTGGATGCCATTTCCGATGTGGTCATCACCCAGAAGGAGAAAATAGAGTCCGCACCTTCAAATATTGGTGGTGTCAAAGGCAAATACTTCCAGGGTGTTTTAAAAACGAAAAAACAGTTAATCGGCATTCTTGATATTGATGAGGTGCTCAAAGAATAA
- a CDS encoding hybrid sensor histidine kinase/response regulator, which yields MFEDDETLQMYIEESLDHLADIESDLLTIEEGGANIDLDLVNNVFRAAHSIKGGAGFMGLTTIKNLSHHLENVLGMIRNRELIPDSEKISKLLKGFDELENLLNNIQTSNDVDISAHVHALENITTASAPEPSLKAEQQEIPKMGPTEPFADIVLQDGRTFQQVALKDIETCKAEGKNLFLVEYDLINDIHQQSKNPMELLNNLSKTGTIIDARIDTAGAGTLNDTDIPEKIPFQILFASIIEYDMAETLFGVTNRCIHIIADDMIDFRADSTGEIPPPLLQPVETVKAAPQPEVVAQPAAVATPAPTISKQRNNAAVQEAPMAKSQEKELTIGGKPQSSLRVNVGLLDTLMNLAGELVLSRNQLLQGVNSFNVKATELSSQRIDMITSELQEAIMRTRMQPIANILNKFSRVVRDLSHQLGKSIDLEIEGKEVELDKTILESINDPLTHLIRNSVDHGIETPMEREQMGKKGTGKIILKAFHDAGQVNIVISDDGRGLDPAKMASSAIEKGLISESRVEEMSDKQKTELIFLPGFSTAKEVTDVSGRGVGMDVVVTNIEALGGIIELDSTPGQGTDIQIKLPLTLAIIPSQITSVGNERYAVPQVNLNELLRIPASQIKEKIEKVGDADVVRLRGELLPLLNLSDMLGIQRTFVDPETCEEHEDRRTSLSDRRSKVHMLEENSDSENQTGEETERAKSDRRYHASSAINIAVVSAGAFKYGLVVDQLHDSEEIVVKPVGRHLKKCTAYAGATIMGDGKVALILDISNLAQIAELSAVAEASQNVAKAAEEEAAARADKVALLTFKNNEKEHFAAPLSIVERIERIKTSDIEQVGDRKVVQYRGGSLPLYELSQVVNVEQLPERDQQEVIVFKVKDRELGLMVTPPVDAQEVVLNIDSSTLKQPAVSGSMIINNHTTLLVDIFELVKTLNPDWFKAEAQAAATMAEDGEKIILFAEDSAFFRNQVKQFMVEDGFKVIEAEDGRIAWELLKERAEEIDLVVTDLEMPNMDGFELTKRIKSDPSYSHLGVIALTSLASESHIEKGRSVGIDEYEIKLDREKLMAVVRQYMNL from the coding sequence ATGTTTGAAGACGACGAAACCCTACAAATGTATATTGAAGAATCGCTGGATCACTTGGCAGACATTGAAAGTGATTTGTTGACGATTGAGGAGGGCGGCGCAAACATTGACCTTGATCTGGTGAACAACGTTTTCAGGGCGGCCCATTCCATCAAAGGCGGTGCCGGATTCATGGGGTTGACAACCATTAAAAATCTTTCACACCATCTTGAGAATGTACTAGGAATGATCAGAAACAGGGAACTGATCCCTGACTCTGAAAAAATCAGCAAATTGCTAAAAGGGTTTGACGAACTTGAAAATCTGTTGAACAACATTCAAACCAGCAATGACGTTGATATTTCCGCCCATGTCCACGCCTTGGAAAATATAACCACGGCATCTGCACCCGAGCCCTCCTTGAAAGCAGAACAACAAGAAATCCCCAAAATGGGCCCGACAGAACCGTTCGCAGATATCGTACTCCAGGACGGCAGAACCTTTCAGCAGGTGGCGCTTAAGGACATTGAAACCTGCAAAGCGGAAGGCAAAAATCTATTCCTTGTTGAATATGATCTGATCAACGATATTCACCAGCAATCCAAAAACCCCATGGAACTTTTAAACAATCTGTCTAAAACCGGCACTATTATTGATGCCAGGATTGATACCGCTGGTGCCGGCACACTTAATGACACCGATATTCCCGAAAAAATCCCTTTCCAGATACTATTTGCCTCTATTATCGAATATGATATGGCCGAGACACTATTTGGTGTCACAAATCGGTGCATCCATATCATTGCAGACGATATGATAGACTTCAGAGCAGACAGCACCGGTGAAATCCCCCCTCCTCTGCTCCAACCTGTTGAAACTGTAAAGGCAGCGCCCCAACCTGAGGTGGTAGCCCAACCCGCGGCTGTCGCCACACCGGCACCCACCATTTCAAAACAGCGAAACAACGCGGCAGTCCAGGAGGCACCCATGGCCAAATCCCAGGAAAAAGAGTTAACCATTGGTGGAAAACCCCAGAGCTCTTTGCGTGTTAATGTGGGGCTGCTTGACACATTGATGAACCTTGCCGGAGAACTTGTACTTAGCAGAAATCAGCTTCTCCAGGGGGTCAATTCGTTTAACGTAAAGGCGACCGAGCTGTCCAGCCAGCGCATTGACATGATCACATCAGAGCTCCAGGAAGCGATCATGCGCACACGGATGCAGCCCATTGCCAATATTCTGAACAAATTTTCCCGGGTGGTCCGAGATCTGTCCCACCAGTTGGGAAAATCCATAGATCTGGAAATCGAAGGCAAAGAGGTTGAGTTGGATAAAACCATCCTGGAATCCATTAATGACCCGTTGACCCACCTTATAAGAAACTCCGTTGACCATGGTATTGAAACGCCCATGGAAAGGGAGCAGATGGGTAAAAAAGGCACGGGGAAAATCATTTTAAAGGCATTCCACGATGCAGGTCAGGTTAATATTGTCATCTCAGACGATGGCCGGGGATTAGATCCGGCCAAAATGGCCTCCTCGGCCATTGAAAAGGGTCTGATATCCGAATCGAGGGTTGAAGAAATGTCGGACAAGCAGAAAACAGAACTGATTTTTCTACCGGGATTTTCAACTGCCAAGGAGGTTACAGATGTATCCGGCCGGGGCGTAGGCATGGATGTGGTGGTCACAAACATTGAAGCTTTAGGCGGAATCATAGAACTTGATTCAACCCCCGGACAGGGAACGGATATCCAAATCAAGCTGCCTTTAACTCTAGCCATTATTCCCAGCCAGATCACCTCTGTCGGCAATGAACGATATGCAGTTCCCCAGGTCAACCTCAACGAACTGCTCAGAATTCCGGCTAGTCAGATCAAAGAAAAAATTGAAAAAGTTGGGGATGCCGATGTTGTCCGGCTCAGAGGCGAACTTCTGCCCCTCTTGAACCTATCGGACATGCTCGGCATACAACGCACGTTCGTTGATCCTGAAACCTGCGAAGAACACGAAGACCGCAGAACCAGTCTCTCAGACCGCAGGTCAAAGGTTCACATGCTTGAAGAGAATTCTGACTCTGAGAATCAAACTGGAGAGGAAACAGAAAGAGCGAAAAGCGACCGGCGTTATCATGCCTCATCTGCGATCAATATTGCGGTTGTATCTGCCGGGGCATTCAAATACGGTCTTGTGGTCGATCAACTCCATGATTCCGAAGAAATCGTTGTTAAACCTGTGGGCAGGCATTTAAAAAAATGCACCGCCTATGCCGGAGCCACGATTATGGGTGACGGTAAGGTTGCCTTAATCCTTGATATATCCAACCTTGCCCAGATAGCCGAACTCTCGGCCGTTGCCGAAGCCAGTCAGAATGTTGCCAAAGCAGCAGAGGAAGAAGCGGCGGCCAGGGCCGATAAGGTCGCGTTACTGACATTCAAAAATAACGAAAAAGAACATTTTGCCGCGCCGTTAAGCATTGTGGAACGAATTGAACGTATCAAAACATCCGACATTGAACAAGTCGGCGATCGCAAGGTTGTCCAGTACCGCGGCGGCTCCCTGCCCCTGTATGAACTGTCCCAGGTGGTAAACGTTGAACAACTGCCTGAAAGAGACCAGCAGGAAGTTATTGTCTTCAAGGTCAAAGACCGTGAATTAGGGCTTATGGTTACCCCACCAGTAGATGCCCAGGAAGTTGTGCTCAACATTGACAGTTCTACCTTGAAGCAACCTGCCGTCAGCGGCTCCATGATTATAAACAACCATACCACATTGCTGGTGGATATTTTTGAACTGGTTAAAACGTTGAACCCGGACTGGTTTAAAGCCGAGGCTCAGGCAGCAGCAACAATGGCTGAAGACGGCGAGAAAATTATCCTGTTTGCCGAAGACTCAGCCTTTTTCAGAAACCAGGTCAAACAGTTCATGGTAGAGGACGGCTTTAAAGTCATTGAAGCCGAAGACGGACGGATTGCCTGGGAACTTCTAAAAGAACGCGCAGAAGAGATTGACTTGGTTGTAACGGATCTAGAAATGCCCAATATGGACGGATTTGAATTAACCAAACGGATTAAAAGTGATCCCAGCTACTCACATCTTGGGGTTATTGCTCTGACATCGCTTGCCAGTGAATCGCATATTGAAAAAGGCAGATCCGTGGGTATCGACGAATATGAAATAAAACTTGACAGGGAAAAACTGATGGCTGTTGTCAGACAATATATGAATTTGTAA
- a CDS encoding peptidase U32 family protein has translation MPDVLKKPELLAPAGNFEKLEIAVHYGADAVYLGGKDFSLRNFSGNFTDDELEAAIKFAEKHQVKVYLTCNIYSRNHEQDSIEAFLERIGNIAPHAIIISDPGIILKARQIIPHIDIHLSTQANTTNFNAVLFWEQQGIKRINLARELSIEEIKTITSRTTIQTETFVHGAMCMSYSGRCLLSSFLSGRDSNRGLCSHPCRWNYAVMEELRPNEYYPVQEDSRGTYIFNSKDMCLIDHIPELIHAGISSFKIEGRMKGINYLSSVVKTYRNAIDAYIAEPNSYSVRPEWHSELYRIYHRAYCTGFYFGHPDGKSKNTLNPGNLHKGKIHSFIGKILENRGKHLYLIDIRNKLIPGDEIEVLSPQGPARQTKVLSLTNEKGEPVDNAKPNTRLLIGIPLDVYHNDIVRKI, from the coding sequence ATGCCGGATGTTTTAAAAAAACCTGAGTTGCTTGCACCGGCCGGCAACTTTGAAAAACTTGAAATTGCAGTCCATTACGGGGCAGATGCGGTGTATCTGGGCGGTAAGGATTTCAGTCTGAGAAATTTTTCAGGCAACTTTACAGACGACGAACTTGAAGCTGCGATAAAATTTGCCGAAAAACACCAAGTCAAAGTATATCTTACCTGCAACATTTACTCCCGCAACCATGAACAGGACAGTATCGAAGCCTTTCTGGAAAGGATAGGCAATATCGCACCCCATGCCATTATCATTTCGGACCCGGGTATTATTCTAAAGGCCAGGCAGATTATCCCCCATATTGACATCCATTTGAGCACCCAGGCTAATACCACAAATTTCAATGCAGTTCTTTTCTGGGAACAGCAGGGCATTAAACGAATAAATCTGGCAAGGGAATTATCCATTGAAGAGATAAAAACCATTACATCGCGCACAACAATCCAGACGGAGACCTTTGTCCATGGCGCCATGTGCATGTCCTACTCAGGCAGGTGCCTTTTGAGCAGCTTCTTAAGTGGCCGGGACAGCAACAGGGGACTATGCAGCCATCCCTGCCGTTGGAATTACGCTGTCATGGAAGAGCTTCGACCCAATGAATATTATCCTGTCCAGGAGGACAGCCGCGGAACCTACATCTTTAACTCCAAGGATATGTGTCTGATAGACCACATTCCCGAATTAATCCATGCCGGAATTTCTTCCTTTAAAATAGAGGGCAGGATGAAAGGAATAAATTATCTGAGTTCTGTGGTAAAAACATATCGTAACGCCATTGACGCATATATCGCAGAACCGAATTCTTATTCCGTCCGCCCGGAATGGCATTCAGAACTATACCGAATATATCACCGGGCCTATTGCACCGGGTTCTATTTTGGCCATCCGGATGGCAAATCAAAAAACACCTTGAACCCCGGTAACTTGCACAAAGGAAAGATTCATAGCTTTATAGGTAAAATCCTTGAAAACCGTGGGAAACATCTATATTTGATTGACATCAGAAACAAGCTGATACCTGGTGACGAAATAGAGGTCCTCAGCCCCCAAGGCCCTGCACGGCAAACCAAGGTATTGTCACTGACGAATGAAAAAGGCGAACCCGTAGACAATGCGAAACCCAATACCCGCCTGCTGATTGGGATACCTCTGGACGTCTATCACAACGATATTGTTCGCAAAATATGA
- a CDS encoding IS4 family transposase encodes MNTTLTNVENQMTNSEQIGVLNDYFTKFKIGKLLNQSGIVKTKGASPLAIFTALFNLAFHNKNLYQGIVKNKKVDVDKDAAYNFLNSPTYNWRRFTLQLCRRIYFIIRKLLDDSSEEVLIFDDSTYSRNRSKKVELLSRVFDHTDMKYIKGFRMLTLGWSDGNSFLGLDFALLSSVDKKNRYNEINPDIDKRTCGYHRRQEAVTKTTAHLVPMVKRALDMGVRAKYILMDSWFSMPSAIANLREYIHVICMLKDHPKWLYEYQGKKLRLSELYGKLKKKRGRAKVKAQAIVTLSNGKQAKIIFVPCDKKRGWLALLSTDLALPNEEIIRLYGKRWDIEVFFKMCKQHLKLVKEIQIRNYDGLVGHTSLVIARYNILSLYQRQCMDQRSFGELFRACNDEMTNLSFMVSLERIMRLALVNIRQLFNFTERMVQVMLDQVMGQALKYFGFSSRPEELLGV; translated from the coding sequence ATGAATACTACCCTTACCAACGTAGAAAATCAAATGACAAATTCAGAACAAATCGGCGTACTCAATGATTATTTTACAAAATTCAAAATTGGTAAGTTATTGAATCAATCAGGAATCGTTAAAACCAAAGGAGCCTCACCGCTTGCCATTTTCACAGCCCTATTTAACTTGGCATTTCACAACAAGAATTTATACCAGGGCATTGTGAAAAATAAAAAAGTTGATGTCGATAAGGACGCCGCTTACAATTTTTTGAACTCTCCAACATATAACTGGCGGCGGTTTACCCTTCAGCTCTGCCGCCGAATTTATTTTATCATCAGAAAGCTCCTTGATGATTCTTCTGAAGAAGTTCTTATCTTCGACGATTCTACCTATAGCAGAAACCGTTCTAAAAAAGTCGAGCTTTTATCCCGGGTGTTTGATCATACAGATATGAAGTACATCAAAGGATTCCGGATGCTGACTCTTGGCTGGTCTGACGGTAACAGTTTTCTTGGACTTGATTTTGCCCTTTTATCATCTGTAGACAAAAAGAATCGATACAATGAAATAAATCCTGATATTGATAAAAGGACCTGCGGATATCATCGCCGCCAGGAAGCGGTTACAAAAACCACAGCCCATCTCGTACCGATGGTAAAAAGAGCCCTTGATATGGGTGTCCGGGCTAAGTATATTTTAATGGACAGTTGGTTTTCGATGCCGTCAGCAATCGCAAATTTGCGGGAATACATACACGTCATATGCATGCTGAAAGATCATCCAAAATGGCTTTATGAATATCAAGGCAAAAAGCTTAGGCTGTCCGAACTCTATGGAAAATTGAAGAAAAAACGAGGAAGAGCAAAAGTCAAAGCCCAAGCTATTGTTACTCTTTCCAACGGCAAGCAGGCAAAAATCATTTTTGTTCCCTGTGATAAAAAACGTGGCTGGCTTGCACTCCTGTCGACAGATTTGGCCCTTCCTAATGAAGAAATCATTCGTCTGTACGGCAAACGTTGGGATATAGAGGTCTTTTTCAAAATGTGCAAACAGCACTTAAAATTGGTGAAGGAAATACAAATTCGAAATTACGATGGCCTTGTGGGCCATACATCTCTGGTTATTGCCAGGTATAATATTCTCAGCCTTTATCAGCGGCAATGTATGGATCAGAGATCATTCGGGGAGCTCTTCAGGGCCTGTAACGATGAGATGACCAATTTGTCTTTTATGGTTTCTTTGGAGCGGATCATGCGTTTAGCTTTGGTAAATATTCGGCAATTATTTAATTTTACCGAGCGTATGGTTCAAGTGATGCTTGATCAGGTAATGGGCCAAGCTCTCAAGTATTTCGGTTTTTCAAGTAGGCCTGAGGAATTATTGGGGGTGTAA